A stretch of Mesorhizobium sp. M2A.F.Ca.ET.046.03.2.1 DNA encodes these proteins:
- a CDS encoding ABC transporter permease, with the protein MDIQRLKPHFPWITLLVLVTIVGIADPSFLKPANLLSLAGDIVPLFIMALGLTFAIYIGGIDLSAQSMANMITVVASVYLAPLGIWVAALCILAGFTLGTLSGYLTTRMYVPSFISTLAVGGICFSVAQWLSGNRALNMDATQRNETFGWMIGRTGIVPHELFIAIGLLAICLLLERRTVLGRALKAVGAGELAAAASGLNVARYKILAFAISGGLAAVAGLLFSVKLSGGAPTIANGFLLPAIVAVLVGGTPLTGGVGGVLNTAIGTLIVAVIRASMLYFGIAATQQQMVFGLVLIAAIALTIDRSKLRTVK; encoded by the coding sequence ATGGACATCCAACGCCTCAAGCCGCACTTCCCCTGGATCACCCTCCTGGTCCTGGTCACGATCGTCGGCATCGCCGATCCGAGCTTTCTCAAGCCCGCCAATCTGCTGAGCCTCGCAGGCGATATCGTGCCGCTGTTCATCATGGCGCTGGGACTGACCTTCGCGATCTACATCGGCGGCATCGACCTGTCGGCACAGTCGATGGCGAACATGATCACCGTCGTCGCCTCGGTCTATCTGGCGCCGTTGGGGATCTGGGTGGCGGCGCTCTGCATCCTTGCCGGGTTCACGCTGGGAACGCTCTCCGGCTACCTGACCACCCGCATGTACGTCCCATCCTTCATCTCCACGCTGGCCGTCGGCGGGATCTGCTTCTCGGTGGCGCAATGGCTTTCCGGCAACCGCGCCCTGAACATGGACGCCACCCAGCGCAACGAGACGTTCGGCTGGATGATCGGTCGAACCGGTATCGTGCCGCACGAGCTCTTCATCGCCATCGGCCTGCTGGCGATCTGCTTGCTCTTAGAACGGCGCACGGTCCTCGGCCGGGCGCTGAAGGCAGTGGGCGCCGGCGAACTGGCTGCAGCCGCGTCCGGTCTCAACGTCGCCCGCTACAAAATCCTCGCCTTTGCGATATCCGGAGGGCTGGCCGCGGTGGCCGGGCTGCTGTTCTCCGTCAAGCTGTCGGGCGGCGCGCCGACGATCGCCAACGGCTTCCTGCTGCCGGCCATCGTGGCGGTGCTTGTCGGCGGAACACCGCTGACGGGCGGCGTCGGCGGTGTGCTCAACACCGCGATCGGCACGCTGATCGTGGCGGTCATCCGCGCCTCGATGCTCTATTTCGGCATCGCGGCGACGCAGCAACAGATGGTTTTCGGCCTGGTGCTGATCGCGGCCATCGCCCTGACCATCGACCGCTCCAAGCTTCGCACGGTGAAGTGA
- a CDS encoding alcohol dehydrogenase catalytic domain-containing protein, producing MATMRAAVLTAPHRFDLREVAVPEVGPDDALIRVQRTGICGTDIHMFNGHYAADRLPLVPGHEFAGTVAATGERVKHIKPGTTCVADINIGCGQCYWCRRNEILNCPSMTQVGIGREGAFAEYVCVPARLVIPAPDDVPVEVLALTEPVSCVVRAARKAQASFGQSVVILGAGPIGNLHVQMMRLCGAAPIIIADLSQDRCRLALAAGADAAVADPAQLKQEVLKRTGGRGADLVIESVGSPRLYAFAFELIRKGGHVAFFGLSGPNDTVPVDILRTILEENSLKGSVAGMGEDMHDALTLLSHGRFRTEAFTRATFPLDDIQRAFETLAERPRDLKTQIILN from the coding sequence ATGGCAACAATGCGCGCCGCCGTCCTGACCGCTCCGCACCGTTTCGATCTGCGCGAGGTCGCCGTTCCGGAGGTGGGACCTGACGACGCCTTGATCCGTGTCCAGCGGACCGGCATATGCGGCACGGACATCCATATGTTCAACGGTCACTATGCGGCCGACCGGCTGCCGTTGGTGCCGGGCCACGAGTTTGCCGGGACGGTCGCAGCGACAGGCGAGCGTGTGAAGCATATCAAGCCGGGCACGACCTGCGTCGCGGATATCAATATCGGCTGCGGCCAGTGCTATTGGTGTCGCCGCAACGAGATCCTCAACTGCCCGTCGATGACGCAGGTGGGCATCGGGCGCGAAGGCGCCTTCGCCGAATATGTGTGCGTGCCGGCCAGGCTTGTCATACCGGCCCCGGACGATGTGCCGGTCGAGGTGCTTGCCCTGACGGAGCCGGTGTCCTGCGTGGTGCGCGCCGCGCGCAAGGCGCAGGCGAGTTTCGGCCAGTCCGTGGTGATCCTCGGAGCCGGACCAATCGGCAATCTGCATGTCCAGATGATGCGCCTGTGCGGCGCCGCGCCGATCATCATCGCCGACCTGTCGCAAGACCGTTGCCGCCTTGCCCTTGCAGCCGGGGCGGACGCAGCGGTCGCCGATCCCGCCCAGCTTAAGCAGGAGGTGCTGAAAAGGACCGGCGGGCGCGGCGCGGATCTTGTGATCGAAAGCGTCGGTTCGCCGCGGCTTTACGCGTTCGCTTTCGAGCTCATCCGCAAGGGCGGCCATGTCGCTTTCTTCGGCCTCAGCGGACCCAACGACACGGTGCCGGTCGATATCCTTCGCACCATACTCGAGGAGAACAGTCTCAAGGGCTCGGTTGCCGGCATGGGCGAAGACATGCACGATGCGCTGACGCTCTTGTCGCATGGCCGCTTCCGAACCGAGGCGTTCACACGCGCGACCTTTCCGCTCGACGACATCCAGCGCGCCTTCGAGACCCTGGCCGAGCGGCCCCGGGATCTCAAGACGCAAATCATATTGAACTAG
- a CDS encoding aldehyde dehydrogenase family protein gives MLDFTDRAPLPDAPREFGFWSDGSWRKGGALFERRSPGHGVPVTLTPRCTVDDLNAAVAAARRAFEDRRWAGLPGADRAGVLLRAAETLRRRRDEIAYWEVLENGKPISQARGEIDHCIACFEVGAGAARLLHGDSFNSLGDGLFGMVLREPVGVVGLITPWNFPFLILCERIPFILASGCTVVVKPSEVTSATTLMLGEILSEAGAPDGVYNVVTGSGRTIGQALSEHPDVDMLSFTGSTSVGRSCVHAAADSNFKKLGLELGGKNPIIVFADSDLEDAADGAAFGISFNTGQCCVSSSRVIVERSVAREFEEILAAKMARIVVGDPLQTKTQVGAITTDAQNSTILSYIDKGKAEGATLVAGGQALDFGGGQYIAPTLFSGVTPAMSIARDEIFGPVLSSFHFDTVEEAIGLANDTVYGLAASVWTKNIDKALVVTRRVRAGRFWVNTIMAGGPEMPLGGFKQSGWGREAGMYGVEEYTQVKSVHIEIRKRAHWIK, from the coding sequence ATGCTCGATTTCACTGACCGCGCACCCCTGCCGGATGCACCACGCGAATTCGGGTTCTGGTCGGACGGATCCTGGCGCAAGGGCGGCGCATTGTTCGAGCGCCGGTCGCCGGGCCACGGCGTGCCGGTGACGCTCACGCCCAGATGCACGGTGGACGACCTCAATGCCGCCGTCGCGGCGGCGCGCCGCGCATTCGAGGATCGCCGGTGGGCCGGACTGCCAGGCGCCGACCGGGCCGGCGTGCTGCTGAGGGCGGCCGAGACCCTGCGCCGCCGCCGCGACGAAATCGCCTATTGGGAGGTCCTGGAGAACGGCAAGCCGATCTCCCAGGCGCGCGGCGAGATCGATCACTGCATTGCCTGCTTCGAGGTCGGCGCGGGCGCCGCGAGGCTGTTGCATGGCGACAGCTTCAACAGTCTCGGCGACGGCCTTTTCGGCATGGTGCTGCGCGAGCCGGTCGGCGTGGTCGGGCTCATCACGCCCTGGAATTTCCCGTTCCTGATCCTGTGCGAGCGCATTCCCTTCATCCTTGCCAGCGGATGCACCGTCGTCGTCAAGCCTTCGGAGGTCACGTCGGCGACCACGCTGATGCTCGGCGAGATCCTTTCCGAAGCCGGCGCGCCGGACGGCGTCTACAACGTCGTCACCGGATCAGGCCGGACGATTGGCCAGGCTTTGAGCGAGCATCCCGATGTCGATATGCTGTCCTTCACCGGATCGACATCCGTCGGACGCTCATGCGTCCATGCGGCGGCCGATTCGAACTTCAAGAAACTCGGCCTGGAACTGGGCGGCAAGAATCCGATCATCGTCTTCGCGGACAGCGACCTCGAGGACGCGGCGGACGGCGCAGCCTTCGGCATAAGCTTCAACACGGGCCAGTGCTGCGTGTCGTCGAGCCGCGTCATCGTGGAGCGCTCGGTCGCTCGCGAGTTCGAGGAAATCCTTGCCGCCAAGATGGCCAGGATCGTCGTCGGCGATCCGCTGCAGACGAAGACGCAGGTGGGAGCCATCACCACCGATGCGCAGAATTCGACCATCCTGAGCTATATCGACAAGGGCAAGGCCGAAGGGGCAACGCTTGTCGCCGGCGGGCAAGCGCTGGATTTCGGCGGCGGCCAGTATATCGCGCCGACACTGTTTTCCGGGGTCACGCCCGCAATGTCGATTGCCCGCGACGAAATCTTCGGGCCCGTCCTGTCGTCCTTCCATTTCGACACGGTCGAGGAGGCCATCGGCCTCGCCAACGACACGGTGTATGGCCTGGCTGCCAGCGTGTGGACAAAGAACATAGACAAGGCGCTGGTGGTGACGCGGCGCGTGCGCGCCGGCCGGTTCTGGGTGAACACGATCATGGCCGGAGGGCCGGAAATGCCGCTCGGCGGCTTCAAGCAGTCCGGCTGGGGAAGAGAGGCCGGAATGTACGGCGTGGAGGAGTACACACAGGTGAAGTCCGTCCACATCGAGATCAGGAAGCGTGCCCATTGGATCAAGTGA
- a CDS encoding GMC family oxidoreductase N-terminal domain-containing protein: MTTGFDYVIVGAGSSGCVLAARLSENPAVRVCIIEAGGKDSHPLIHMPVGFAKMTTGPLTWGLVTAPQKHADNREILYAQAKVLGGGSSINAEVYTRGHETDYDRWANEEGADGWAFKDVRKYFLRSEGNSIFSGRLHGTDGPLGVSNIPDPNVVSRAFVQSCQEYGLPYNPDFNGAKQEGAGIYQTTTRNARRCSAAVGYLKPALARPNLTLITGALVHRVVFKGRRAVGVECSVGGSLKVINADSEVLVTSGAIGTPKLMMLSGVGPADHLRQHGIETIQDLPGVGQNLQDHFGIDIVAELKGHDSLDKYNKTHWMLWAGIQYMLFKTGPITSNVVEGGAFWHSSGNHAGAVPDLQFHFLAGAGAEAGVPSVPKGSSGITLNSYTLRPKSRGSVTLRSPDPRDNPVVDPNFLADPDDLRVSVEGIKISREIFNQPSLRKFIKELRFPDTNVRSQSDYEAYARRSGRTSYHPTCTCKMGNDAMSVVDPQLRVHGLDGIRICDSSAMPSLVGSNTNAATIMIGEHASDLIRGNR, translated from the coding sequence ATGACGACAGGTTTCGACTATGTGATCGTCGGCGCAGGCTCTTCGGGCTGCGTTCTTGCCGCGCGCCTGTCCGAGAATCCGGCAGTCCGCGTCTGCATAATCGAGGCCGGAGGCAAGGACAGCCATCCGCTGATCCATATGCCGGTCGGCTTCGCCAAAATGACCACCGGACCGCTCACCTGGGGCCTGGTGACGGCTCCGCAGAAGCACGCGGACAATCGCGAGATCCTCTACGCGCAGGCAAAGGTGCTGGGCGGCGGCTCGTCGATCAATGCCGAGGTCTACACCCGGGGCCACGAGACCGACTACGACCGGTGGGCGAACGAGGAAGGCGCGGACGGCTGGGCGTTCAAGGACGTGCGCAAGTACTTCCTTCGTTCCGAGGGCAACAGCATATTCTCCGGCAGGCTCCACGGCACCGACGGACCGCTCGGGGTGTCGAACATACCCGATCCGAACGTCGTCTCGCGCGCCTTCGTCCAGAGCTGCCAGGAATACGGGCTGCCCTATAATCCGGACTTCAACGGCGCGAAGCAGGAAGGCGCCGGCATCTACCAGACCACGACGCGCAACGCCCGCCGCTGCTCGGCCGCCGTGGGCTATCTCAAGCCTGCCCTGGCGCGCCCGAACCTCACGCTGATCACGGGGGCGCTGGTCCACCGCGTCGTCTTCAAGGGCCGCCGGGCCGTTGGCGTCGAATGCTCGGTCGGCGGCTCGCTGAAGGTCATAAATGCCGACAGCGAAGTGCTGGTCACCTCGGGAGCGATCGGAACGCCGAAGCTGATGATGCTGTCCGGCGTCGGCCCTGCGGATCACCTGCGTCAACATGGTATCGAAACGATCCAGGACCTCCCGGGCGTCGGGCAGAACCTCCAGGATCATTTCGGCATCGACATCGTGGCCGAGCTGAAAGGCCACGATTCACTCGACAAGTACAACAAGACGCACTGGATGCTGTGGGCCGGCATTCAGTACATGCTGTTCAAGACCGGACCGATAACGTCGAACGTCGTCGAGGGCGGCGCCTTCTGGCATTCCTCGGGGAATCATGCCGGAGCGGTTCCCGATCTGCAGTTCCACTTCCTGGCCGGAGCCGGCGCGGAAGCGGGCGTTCCTTCGGTCCCGAAGGGATCGTCCGGCATCACGTTGAACAGCTACACGCTGCGCCCGAAATCGCGTGGGAGCGTGACGCTCCGTTCGCCGGATCCGCGCGACAATCCGGTCGTCGATCCCAATTTCCTCGCGGACCCGGACGACCTCAGAGTGTCGGTCGAAGGCATCAAGATCAGCCGGGAGATATTCAATCAGCCTTCGCTGCGAAAATTCATCAAGGAACTCCGTTTCCCTGACACGAATGTGCGCTCGCAGTCAGACTATGAAGCCTATGCGCGACGCTCCGGCCGCACCTCGTATCACCCGACCTGCACCTGCAAGATGGGGAATGATGCGATGTCCGTGGTCGACCCTCAACTGCGAGTGCACGGGCTGGATGGCATCCGCATCTGCGACAGCTCGGCAATGCCGTCCCTGGTCGGCTCGAACACCAACGCGGCGACTATCATGATCGGCGAGCATGCGTCGGACCTGATCCGAGGCAACCGCTAG
- a CDS encoding aldo/keto reductase, protein MNIMFQKANQRMFGTFPLKGDTLRAAIAAAIDAGYRAFDTAQAYGNEADTGLALAESGIARDELCITTKVTVENFSRERFMPSVEQSLRDLRLDRVDILLLHWPTPGGDIKLSLELLQEAQERGFAGTIGVSNYTAAMMRQARQITGVPLVTNQVEFHPLLDQRKLLAAASETGIPLSSYCSVARGEVFKHPLFADIGAAYGKSAAQVVLRWILQKGLPINTMSTKPDNIRSNFDVMDFTLSSIDMGRINAMNAVGYRVVGKRLIPYAPDFDA, encoded by the coding sequence ATGAACATCATGTTCCAGAAGGCGAACCAGCGGATGTTTGGAACTTTCCCTCTTAAGGGGGATACGCTGCGGGCTGCGATCGCGGCTGCGATCGATGCGGGTTACCGCGCATTCGACACGGCTCAGGCCTATGGCAATGAAGCCGACACGGGCCTGGCCCTGGCCGAGAGCGGCATAGCCAGGGACGAGCTCTGCATCACGACAAAGGTCACGGTTGAGAACTTCTCGCGGGAACGGTTCATGCCATCGGTCGAACAGTCCTTGCGGGATCTGAGGTTGGATCGTGTCGATATCCTTTTGCTTCACTGGCCGACGCCGGGAGGCGATATCAAGCTTTCCCTGGAACTGCTTCAGGAGGCGCAGGAGCGGGGTTTCGCCGGCACCATCGGCGTTTCGAACTACACAGCGGCGATGATGCGCCAGGCTAGGCAGATTACCGGCGTGCCGCTCGTCACGAACCAGGTGGAATTCCACCCGTTGCTTGACCAGCGCAAGCTGTTGGCGGCCGCGAGTGAAACGGGTATCCCTTTGTCTTCCTACTGCTCGGTCGCGCGCGGCGAGGTCTTCAAGCATCCGCTTTTCGCCGATATCGGCGCCGCATACGGCAAGTCGGCCGCCCAGGTCGTGCTGCGCTGGATCCTGCAGAAGGGTTTGCCGATCAACACAATGTCCACCAAACCGGACAACATCCGCTCGAATTTCGACGTGATGGACTTCACCTTGTCGAGTATCGACATGGGCCGCATCAACGCCATGAATGCCGTCGGTTATCGCGTTGTCGGGAAGCGGCTGATCCCATACGCTCCGGATTTCGACGCCTGA
- a CDS encoding acyl CoA:acetate/3-ketoacid CoA transferase — protein MSKVRSAAEAVAAIGDGAVVAVNSSSGLLCPDAVLEALGKRFLGEGAPRNITTIHPIAAGDMFGTKGVDHIALPGLISRIIGGSYPSGPTNAEPPLIWQRILAEDVAAWNFPSGIVFDMLREGAAQRPGVLTKVGMETFVDPMLEGGAMNASARKAPIVRRVEFNGETWLHFPPLRPDVAIIRATTADEKGNLTFEQEGATLGAMEMALAARNCGGIVIAQVKRVAAPGTLRPHDVHVPGILVDFIVEAPDQLQTTATAYDPAISGELFRPLHTFRTPEYNVSKVIARRVAQELRAGWAVNIGFGISANVPRILIEEGLHGAVTWVIEQGPVGGVPLLDFKFGCASNAEAFVASPHLFTYFQAGGFDCSLLSFLEIGSDGSVNVSRLSSTPHRTAGAGGFVDITSRARKIVFSGNFNAGAKMRLENGKLVIDKEGKVAKIVPKVDQVSFSGARAVSQGQDVTYVTERCVIRLTADGLVVTEIAPGLDLERDVLRQAAAPLVVSPALKLMEAALFLDQPIGLRL, from the coding sequence GTGAGCAAGGTCAGGTCCGCAGCGGAGGCTGTCGCCGCGATAGGCGACGGAGCGGTGGTAGCGGTCAATTCGTCGTCCGGCCTGCTTTGCCCGGATGCCGTGCTTGAAGCCCTTGGCAAACGTTTCCTAGGCGAAGGGGCGCCGCGCAACATCACCACCATCCATCCGATTGCCGCCGGCGACATGTTCGGCACCAAGGGGGTCGATCACATCGCCCTGCCGGGCTTGATCAGCCGCATCATCGGCGGCTCATATCCCTCAGGACCGACCAATGCCGAGCCGCCGCTGATCTGGCAGCGTATCCTTGCCGAGGATGTGGCGGCATGGAACTTCCCCTCCGGGATCGTGTTCGACATGCTACGCGAGGGCGCGGCGCAGCGTCCGGGTGTGTTGACCAAGGTCGGCATGGAGACATTTGTCGATCCGATGCTCGAGGGCGGAGCCATGAACGCTTCGGCCCGGAAGGCGCCGATCGTGCGGCGCGTCGAATTCAACGGCGAGACCTGGCTTCACTTCCCTCCCCTCCGGCCGGATGTGGCGATCATCCGCGCGACTACCGCCGACGAGAAGGGAAACCTCACCTTCGAGCAGGAAGGCGCGACGCTTGGCGCCATGGAAATGGCGCTTGCGGCGCGCAACTGCGGCGGCATCGTCATTGCCCAGGTCAAGCGCGTCGCGGCTCCGGGCACGCTACGGCCGCATGATGTGCATGTGCCCGGTATCCTGGTGGATTTCATCGTCGAGGCGCCGGACCAGCTGCAGACCACGGCGACCGCTTATGACCCGGCCATATCGGGAGAACTGTTCCGGCCGCTGCACACATTCCGTACCCCGGAATACAATGTCTCCAAGGTCATCGCGCGTCGCGTCGCGCAGGAGCTTCGAGCGGGCTGGGCAGTCAATATCGGCTTCGGAATCTCGGCCAACGTGCCTCGCATCCTGATCGAAGAGGGCCTGCACGGCGCCGTCACCTGGGTGATCGAGCAAGGGCCGGTGGGCGGCGTGCCGTTGCTCGACTTCAAGTTCGGCTGCGCCTCCAACGCGGAAGCCTTCGTCGCCTCCCCGCACCTTTTCACCTACTTCCAGGCCGGAGGCTTCGACTGCTCCTTGCTGTCGTTCCTCGAAATCGGCTCCGACGGATCCGTCAACGTCTCGCGGCTTTCCTCGACGCCGCATCGCACCGCCGGCGCCGGCGGCTTCGTGGACATCACCTCGCGGGCGCGCAAGATCGTGTTCTCCGGCAACTTCAACGCCGGCGCGAAGATGCGGCTGGAGAACGGCAAGCTGGTCATCGACAAGGAAGGCAAGGTCGCAAAGATCGTCCCGAAGGTGGACCAGGTCAGCTTCTCAGGCGCGCGCGCCGTCAGCCAGGGCCAGGACGTCACCTATGTGACGGAAAGATGCGTCATCCGCCTGACCGCCGACGGCCTGGTCGTCACCGAAATAGCCCCCGGGCTCGACCTCGAGCGCGATGTCCTGCGGCAGGCGGCGGCTCCTCTCGTGGTCTCGCCGGCACTGAAGCTGATGGAGGCGGCGCTGTTCCTCGACCAGCCGATCG